In Achromobacter pestifer, the DNA window GGCACGAAACCGTAGAGGGTGGATGGCACGAAGCCTATGCCGAACCAGCGCCGCTGCGTCTGCCCCAGCCGGCGCGTGCCCTCCAGCACCTCTTCCAGGCGCGCGGTCAACAGGCGCGATTGTTCCAGCAGGAAGCGGCCCGCTTCCGTCAGGCGCAGCGCCCGCGTGGTTCGCTCGAACAGCTGCACGCCGAGTTCTTCCTCGAACAGGCGGATCTGGCGGCTGAGCGGCGGTTGGGCCATGTGCAGCCTGGCGGCCGCGCGGGTGAAGCTGCCTTCTTCCGCCACGGCCTGGAAATAACGCAGTTGCCTCAGTTGCATGGCATGGCCTTATACATACCATAAAGGTATCAATCGGAACCCATATAGTCTTGGACTCGCAGGGAAAACGCAAGCCATACTAAGCCATCGCACGCACCTGATCGCGGAAAGTATGAATCGCGGGAACATCTTCCCGTGGGTCTGCGGACCGTCGGTGCGCGGCGACACAATAATTCCAGCATTACGGAGACCATCATGCGCTTGCGCTCTGCATTCCAACGACTCGCCCGGGCCTGCGTAGGCCTGGCGCTGCTGGGCGGCGCATCCGCCGCCCTGGCGCAAACCTATCCGGATCATCCGGTCAAATGGATCGTGCCCTTCCCGCCCGGCGGCGCGATGGACAGCATCGCCCGCACCCTGGGCGAATCCATGGGCAAGCAGCTCAACACGACCTTCATCGTGGAAAACCGCGCGGGCGCCGGCGGCAATATCGGCGCGGCCAGCGTGGCCCGCGCCAAGGCCGACGGCTACACCATCCTGATCGTCGCCAACGGCATGGCCGTCAATCCGGCGTTGTATGCGGACCTGAACTACGACCCGATCAAGGACTTCGCCCCGATCTCGCTGCTGGCCGTGGTGCCCAATGTGCTGGTCACCAATCCCGCGCGCACCGGCGCCACCAGCGTGCAGGACGTGATCGCCAAGGCAAAGGCTCAGCCCAACCACTACACCTACGCCTCGGCCGGCGTGGGCACGTCCATCCATCTGGCGGGCGAGTTGTTCCTGTCCATGGCTCAGGTGGACATGCTGCATGTGCCGTACAAGGGCAGCGGTCCGGCCATCGCCGACCTGCTGGGCGGACAGGTGGACTACATGTTCGACAGCATCACCTCCGCCAAGCCGCACATCGAAGCCGGCAAGCTGCGCGCGCTGGCCGTGACCACCAGCAAGCGTTCGGCCGCCCTGCCCGACGTCCCCACCGTGGCCGAAAGCGGGCTGCCCGGCTACGAGCTGATGCCCTGGTTCGCGGCCTTCGCCCCCGCCGGCACGCCGCCCGAGGTGGTCGCGAAACTGAACGCCGCCATGCGCGCCGCGTTGAACGACGCCAAGGTGCGCGCCACGCTGGACTCCATCGGCGCCGAGCCCATCGGCGGCACGCCGGATGAACTGCGCGACCACCTGGCGCGCGAGACCGCGCAGTGGAAGACGCTGGTGAAGGAACGCAACATCAAGATCAATTGAGGCTGGCGCGCCAGCTCATGCCTTCCGGCCTGCGGCGGGCATGGCGTCCCACGGGTACCCATCGAACGTATCCTTCACCAGCTCCCGCAGCCAGATGATGGCGGGATCCTGGTGAAATCGCGGATGCCAATGCTGGCGCAACGCAAAGGACGGCAGCGGCAGCGGCGGCTCCAGCACCTTGACCACGCCGTAGCCGCTGAACACATTGCCCAATTCCTGCGGCACGGTGGCGATCAGGTCCGGATGCTGGTCCAGCAATAGCGGCACCACCAGGAAGTGCGGCGTGGACAGGAAGATGTTGCGCTTGACGCCCTGCTCTTCCAGCGCGCTGTCATAGGCTTCGGACGAGCGTCCGGCCAAGGTCACCACGATCTGCGGCATGCGCTGGAACTGTTCCAGCGTCAGCGCATCGCCCACCTCCTTGTTCTTCACGCTGACCAGGGTCACGAAGCGGTGCATGAAGAGCTGCTGCTGGAACAAGCCCTGCGGCGCCGCGCGCAGCGACCCCAGCACCAGATCCACCTCGCCCGAGGCCAATAGCGGCTCGACCTGCTGCAGCGGCACCTGACGCGTGCGCAGCGTGCAATGCGGCGCTAGTTCCCGCAGGCGCTTGATCAGCGGCGGCAGGAACACCAGCTCGCCCATGTCCGTCATGCACAGGGTGAACACGCGCATGGCCGAGGCCGGATCGAACTGCGCCTGCGACAACACCTGTCCGCGTATGGTCGCCATCAACGCCAGGATGGTGGGCGCCAGGCTCTCGGACTTGGGGGTGGGCTGCATGCCCTGGCCGGTCTTCACGAACAGCGGATCGTCAAAGAACACGCGCAAGCGGTTCACGGCATGGCTCATGGCGCTTTGCGACAGGCCGAGCTGTTCGCCGGCGCGGGTCACGCTGCGTTCACGCATCAGGCTGTCGAAGACGGCGAGCAGGTTGAGGTCTAGCTTCTCGTTATGCATAGTGTGCATTTCCAGAATCATGCTCATGACATTGACGCATATTCCGCCGCTCTCTATCGTCTTGTCAAACGCCGCGCAGACCGGCGTTTCCACAAGGAGACAAGATCTTGAAGCCCCTTCTACACCCCGTGCGCGCGGTGCTGGTTTCGTGCGCCCTGCTGTCCTGTAGCGCCGCCTCGGCCGATGTCGGCGTCGGCGTCATCCTCTCGCTCACCGGCCCGGCCGCATCGCTGGGCGGCCCGGCCAAAAACGCCATCGACCTGCTGCCGCGCGCGATCGCGGGCGAGGCGGTGCGCTACATCGTGCTGGACGACGCCTCGGACGCCACCGGCGCCGCCCGCGCCTTCCGCAGGCTGGTCGACGAGCACAACGTGGACGTGGTGCTGGGCACCTCGGTCACGCCTGCCACCCTGACCCTGCTACCCATTGCCCAGGAGAAGAAGGTGCCCTTGATGAGCTTGGCGGCCGGCGCCAAGCTGGTCGAGCCCATGGACCCGCAGCGCCACTGGGTGTTCAAGGTGGTGCAGAACGAAAACCTGATGGTCGCCAGCACCGTCGCGCACATGCAGGCCGCGGGCGTGAAGACGCTGGGTTACATCGGCTTTGCCGACGCCTACGGCGACAGCTGGCTGGCCGAAGTTTCCGCGCAGGCGCAGCGCGCCGGCATCAAGCTGGTCGCCACCGAGCGCTACGTGAAGACCGACACCAGCGTCACGGCGCAGACCCTGAAGCTGCTGGCCGCCAGACCGGATGCGGTCATCGTCGCGGCGTCCGGCACGCCTGGCGCGCTGCCGCAGAAGTCCCTGCGCGAGCGCGGCTATGCCGGCCGCATCTACCAGACCTACGGCATCGCCAACCGCGAGTTCCTGCGCATCGCCGGCAAGGACGCCGAGGGCGCGCTGTTCGCCGTGGGCCCGGTCGTGGTCGCCAGCCAGCTGGACGAGGCCAACCCGATACGCGCCGTCGCCATGGACCTGACGCAGCGCTACGAAGCCGCCCACGGCAAGGACTCCATGTCGGTGTTCGCGGCCAATGCCTGGGATGCCGGCATCGTGCTGCAGCAGGCATTGAAGGCCACCTTGCCCAAGGCCCGGCCGGGCACGCCGGAATTCCGGGCCGGCCTGCGCGACGCGCTGGAAGCGACCCGCGA includes these proteins:
- a CDS encoding Bug family tripartite tricarboxylate transporter substrate binding protein: MRLRSAFQRLARACVGLALLGGASAALAQTYPDHPVKWIVPFPPGGAMDSIARTLGESMGKQLNTTFIVENRAGAGGNIGAASVARAKADGYTILIVANGMAVNPALYADLNYDPIKDFAPISLLAVVPNVLVTNPARTGATSVQDVIAKAKAQPNHYTYASAGVGTSIHLAGELFLSMAQVDMLHVPYKGSGPAIADLLGGQVDYMFDSITSAKPHIEAGKLRALAVTTSKRSAALPDVPTVAESGLPGYELMPWFAAFAPAGTPPEVVAKLNAAMRAALNDAKVRATLDSIGAEPIGGTPDELRDHLARETAQWKTLVKERNIKIN
- a CDS encoding ABC transporter substrate-binding protein, giving the protein MKPLLHPVRAVLVSCALLSCSAASADVGVGVILSLTGPAASLGGPAKNAIDLLPRAIAGEAVRYIVLDDASDATGAARAFRRLVDEHNVDVVLGTSVTPATLTLLPIAQEKKVPLMSLAAGAKLVEPMDPQRHWVFKVVQNENLMVASTVAHMQAAGVKTLGYIGFADAYGDSWLAEVSAQAQRAGIKLVATERYVKTDTSVTAQTLKLLAARPDAVIVAASGTPGALPQKSLRERGYAGRIYQTYGIANREFLRIAGKDAEGALFAVGPVVVASQLDEANPIRAVAMDLTQRYEAAHGKDSMSVFAANAWDAGIVLQQALKATLPKARPGTPEFRAGLRDALEATRDAVTSQGVSTMSPTDHEGYDERAAVMVQIKDGGWRYVK
- a CDS encoding LysR family transcriptional regulator, with the translated sequence MHNEKLDLNLLAVFDSLMRERSVTRAGEQLGLSQSAMSHAVNRLRVFFDDPLFVKTGQGMQPTPKSESLAPTILALMATIRGQVLSQAQFDPASAMRVFTLCMTDMGELVFLPPLIKRLRELAPHCTLRTRQVPLQQVEPLLASGEVDLVLGSLRAAPQGLFQQQLFMHRFVTLVSVKNKEVGDALTLEQFQRMPQIVVTLAGRSSEAYDSALEEQGVKRNIFLSTPHFLVVPLLLDQHPDLIATVPQELGNVFSGYGVVKVLEPPLPLPSFALRQHWHPRFHQDPAIIWLRELVKDTFDGYPWDAMPAAGRKA